In Crinalium epipsammum PCC 9333, the following are encoded in one genomic region:
- the psaD gene encoding photosystem I reaction center subunit II PsaD, giving the protein MAEQLSGQTPIFGGGTGGLLTKAETEEKYAITWTSPKEQVFEMPTGGSAIMNQGDNLLYLARKEYCIALGGQQLRAKFKINNYKIYRVFPNGEIVYLHPKDGVFPEKVNEGRVYAGKKDRNIGSNPEPAKVKFSGVTTYDS; this is encoded by the coding sequence ATGGCAGAACAACTTAGTGGACAAACTCCCATTTTCGGTGGTGGCACTGGTGGCTTACTGACAAAAGCAGAAACAGAAGAGAAATATGCGATCACCTGGACTAGCCCCAAAGAGCAAGTATTTGAAATGCCTACTGGCGGCTCTGCCATTATGAACCAAGGCGACAACCTCCTGTATTTAGCACGCAAAGAATACTGCATCGCATTGGGCGGTCAGCAACTACGCGCTAAATTCAAAATCAACAACTACAAAATTTACCGTGTATTCCCCAACGGTGAAATTGTATACTTACACCCCAAAGATGGCGTTTTCCCAGAAAAAGTCAATGAAGGGCGTGTTTATGCTGGCAAAAAAGATCGCAATATTGGCAGCAACCCAGAACCAGCTAAGGTCAAATTTAGCGGTGTTACTACTTACGATTCCTAA
- the trpE gene encoding anthranilate synthase component I — MIFPDFSQFSQLAQHGNFIPVYQEWVADLDTPVSAWYKVCAGQPYSFLLESVEGGENIGRYSFLGCDPLWVLEARGNTTTQTNRDGSVKVFEGDPFAALSSCLELYHPVKLPQLPAGIGGLFGFWGYELINWIEARVPVHPTSEDNLPDGLWMQVDNLMIFDQVKRKVWAIAYADLQSSGGNLELAYQQACDRVSQLVSKLQLPLSGKDTVLEWTPPEAGEQGSRGAGEKKISLPSNYISNTSREQYCANVEKAKEYIKAGDIFQVVISQRLSTTYTGDPFSLYRSLRLINPSPYMAYFNFRDWQIIGSSPEVMVKAERTPEGQIKATLRPIAGTRKRGQTPQEDDALAQDLLQDPKEIAEHVMLVDLGRNDLGRVCRSGAVSVDELMVIERYSHVMHIVSNVVGELAPGKTAWDLLKACFPAGTVSGAPKIRAMEIIYELEGCRRGPYSGVYGYYDFEGQLNSAITIRTMVVQPDENGKHTVSVQAGAGLVADSDPEKEYEETLNKARGLLEAIRCLNGVDVASE; from the coding sequence ATGATTTTTCCCGATTTCTCCCAATTTTCCCAACTAGCTCAACACGGAAATTTTATACCTGTATACCAAGAATGGGTGGCTGATTTAGATACACCTGTTTCTGCTTGGTATAAAGTATGTGCGGGTCAACCTTATAGCTTTTTGCTGGAATCTGTGGAAGGTGGGGAGAACATAGGACGCTACAGCTTTTTAGGGTGTGATCCTTTGTGGGTATTGGAAGCCAGAGGAAATACTACCACTCAAACTAATCGCGACGGCTCAGTTAAAGTATTTGAAGGTGATCCATTTGCAGCGTTATCTAGCTGCTTAGAACTTTATCATCCGGTGAAGTTGCCGCAGTTACCAGCAGGAATTGGCGGGTTGTTTGGGTTTTGGGGATATGAATTAATTAACTGGATTGAGGCGCGTGTGCCTGTTCATCCTACATCTGAAGATAACTTACCGGATGGCTTGTGGATGCAGGTAGATAATTTGATGATTTTTGACCAGGTAAAGCGCAAAGTTTGGGCGATCGCTTATGCAGATTTACAATCATCTGGTGGAAATCTTGAGCTTGCTTATCAACAAGCGTGCGATCGCGTTTCTCAACTTGTCAGCAAACTACAACTCCCCCTATCTGGTAAAGACACTGTTTTAGAATGGACTCCCCCTGAAGCAGGGGAGCAGGGGAGCAGAGGAGCAGGGGAGAAAAAAATATCTCTCCCGTCAAATTACATCAGTAATACTTCCCGTGAACAGTACTGCGCCAACGTCGAAAAAGCCAAAGAATATATCAAAGCTGGGGATATTTTCCAGGTTGTTATATCGCAGCGATTATCAACCACATACACAGGTGATCCTTTTTCTCTATATCGTTCCCTGCGATTAATTAACCCTTCACCCTACATGGCTTATTTCAACTTTAGGGATTGGCAGATAATTGGTTCTAGTCCTGAAGTCATGGTAAAAGCAGAACGCACCCCTGAAGGGCAAATCAAAGCCACCCTGCGACCGATTGCTGGTACTCGTAAGCGGGGACAAACACCCCAAGAAGACGACGCGCTGGCTCAAGATTTGCTACAAGACCCCAAAGAAATAGCTGAACACGTCATGCTAGTTGACTTAGGACGCAACGACTTAGGGCGTGTCTGTCGTAGTGGTGCAGTAAGCGTTGATGAATTAATGGTAATTGAACGTTACTCCCACGTCATGCACATTGTCAGCAATGTTGTCGGAGAACTCGCACCAGGAAAAACTGCTTGGGATTTACTTAAAGCTTGTTTCCCAGCCGGAACCGTTAGCGGCGCACCAAAAATTCGGGCAATGGAAATTATTTATGAACTCGAAGGCTGTCGTCGTGGTCCTTATTCTGGTGTGTATGGATACTATGACTTTGAAGGGCAATTAAATAGCGCCATTACCATCCGCACAATGGTAGTACAGCCTGATGAAAATGGTAAACATACAGTCTCAGTCCAAGCGGGTGCTGGTTTGGTAGCAGATTCAGACCCAGAAAAAGAATACGAAGAAACCCTAAATAAAGCTAGAGGTTTACTAGAGGCAATTCGCTGTCTTAACGGTGTTGATGTAGCTTCAGAATAA